A single window of Candidatus Obscuribacterales bacterium DNA harbors:
- a CDS encoding beta-ketoacyl-ACP synthase 3 has translation MQQEIGRGVAIIGCGSAAPDTVLDNQGLSHVVDTSDEWIASRTGIRQRRLAQGDRALTGISAQAGKAALEMAGVAAEDLDLIILATSTPDDLFGTASLIQAELGATKAVGFDLTAACSGFLFALVTASQFIRTGAYRTVLVIGADVLSRWIDWNDRRTCVLFGDGAGAVVMQASETSDRLLGFDLHSDGRQNSCLTLPFQGEERSLTPDIAVQQGTYQPIAMSGQEVYRFAVKRVPEVVEKALFRAGMSTDQVDWLLLHQANQRILDAVAQRLNIPSDRVISNMAAYGNTSAASIPIALDEWVRQGHIKPGDVIAASGFGAGLTWGAAIFQWG, from the coding sequence ATGCAGCAAGAGATCGGTAGAGGAGTCGCCATCATTGGGTGCGGCTCGGCAGCGCCCGATACGGTGTTAGACAATCAGGGGCTGAGTCACGTTGTTGACACGTCTGATGAGTGGATTGCAAGCCGCACGGGCATTCGTCAACGGCGCTTAGCCCAAGGCGATCGCGCTCTGACTGGCATTTCTGCTCAGGCGGGCAAGGCGGCTCTAGAGATGGCTGGGGTGGCGGCGGAAGACTTGGATTTAATTATCCTAGCTACCTCCACCCCCGATGATCTTTTTGGCACCGCTAGCCTCATTCAGGCGGAGCTGGGTGCCACCAAAGCCGTCGGCTTTGACCTAACGGCGGCCTGCTCTGGCTTTTTGTTTGCCCTTGTGACGGCCTCTCAATTCATTCGCACCGGCGCATACCGCACGGTGTTGGTGATTGGTGCAGATGTGCTATCCCGCTGGATTGATTGGAACGATCGCCGTACCTGTGTCCTCTTTGGCGATGGGGCCGGGGCTGTGGTCATGCAGGCTAGTGAGACGAGCGATCGCCTCCTAGGGTTTGACCTACATAGCGATGGTCGTCAGAATAGCTGTCTGACGCTGCCATTCCAGGGTGAAGAGCGATCGCTCACCCCTGACATTGCCGTCCAGCAAGGCACCTATCAACCCATCGCCATGAGCGGGCAAGAGGTCTATCGCTTTGCCGTGAAGCGCGTACCGGAAGTTGTTGAGAAAGCCTTATTCCGGGCTGGTATGAGTACAGACCAAGTGGACTGGCTACTGCTGCACCAAGCCAATCAGCGCATTTTGGATGCCGTTGCCCAGCGCTTGAATATTCCGAGCGATCGCGTCATTAGCAACATGGCTGCCTACGGCAATACGTCGGCGGCCTCCATCCCCATTGCGCTGGACGAATGGGTACGGCAAGGACATATTAAACCCGGTGATGTGATTGCCGCGTCGGGCTTTGGGGCTGGTCTCACCTGGGGTGCAGCCATTTTCCAATGGGGATAG